The DNA sequence GAGTTGATCACAGAGACAAATTCCACATCACAAGGCAAGAACTTAACCGTGGAGGGGATTGGAGACGACGACGAAAACaaattagggttagggttagggttagggtttgggGAAAGCCTCATTCTTGCCCTATCTCTCCTATGCACATTCATGTGGCCTCCAAGAGCTTGAGCAGATTTGAACTCCTTGCTGCAAAAGCTGCAGCTATAGTTCCTCTGAGGCCACGAGAAGCCATGGGCCCGGTCTCTCTCGAAGCTCAGATTGGTTCCATCTCTCAGCCTTTGATCATAAGCCCACTTGGAATATCTCTCCATAGATGAAGAAAATTGCAAAGGAACAAGAGAGAAATTGAAAGGAGAGAGGGGggaatgaaaaaagaaagaagatggaGTAAGAATGATTTGGGGTTTAAGTTTTGTAGTAGTGTCTATAGTTGTAGTTCATCTGGAAACTGTCTATTGCCAAAAATGGGGATTACTTAAAAATTGAGTGAAATGAGCTTTAGGGGTGGCAGTGGGgttatttttttgctaaatGGAGGTGAAATCTAGTGGGTGTTTTACCACCCTTCACATTGATTATATATGTGATTGTTAGAAGATTCTTAGAACCTCAaggaataataatatttagtCCTATCATTTCTGGCAGATCACTGCACAAACTCACACAATGAAAGTCATCAAGATTTTCAATGGAATTGACTatatactttatatatatatagagtgtgtgtgtgtagagagGTGCATGGACATGACACATTCAAAAGAATGATATTGttattgatgatgatgatgatgtgtgtgtgtgtgtagagagAGGTGCATGGacatagaattattttttataaatgaattagGTATAGtgtttacctaattaattcactTCAAAAGTTGATGCTCCGTATTGTACCTTTTGCAtgacataaatttaatttgctCGTTATTTTTAGCAAATGCAATTATATCATGTGTATGAAcactatattttaatgaaaaaaaattgaaacatagtAAAAAGTGGACGATCCATGTTCTAGTTGAATAATGTAAATTGTCAGTACTAAATAACAGCTCATAAAATTACTAACATTTAGATGATGCCAAAACATGTTGTACGATTacttttttagtattttatacaaaataattcaaaaaactAATAATCTCTATTGGATTTATTAATCTAATGGTattaggggtggcaaaatgggtagcgggtaatgggtaattcccatctcgacccgctacccgccgGCTATCGGGTACTCGATACCCGACGATAACGGGAAATTgggcgggatcgggtagtgtgttttagagttttgcgggtagcgggtatacccactacccgtacgggtatacccgttagtcccgttaatacccgttattattaatattagagccatatatcatttttaatactccctccattccatattaatagaggcgtttcaaatagttaaataacttaaattagagaaaaaaataaatagttaaataataatagccatatacacattcattttgaaaaattaaaaataaatagttagaatggagaaaaaataaagtaagagagataataatgtagagaagagtatttatattattatttttccaaaatgagtgaagaaaatgaaatgtttctaagagttcttttgaaacatttttatattccgacgaacatacaattgaaaacttATCGTAACTAGCTATAGAGTCCCCTTACTTTTATTCTTAATCTATTCAAAGTTTaccatcaatattaattaagtaaattagggaacattgacgattattatggttttcaaattttttattcgaatttcgggtcgggtacgggtacccgcaatgccgggtacgggatacccgacacgggtatcGGATAATCCCGGTATATCAcggggcgggtattgggacaaccaatttagctaaaatcgggtacgggtacccgactTGTCGGGTGCGGATACCCGCGGGTAACccgtttcgccacccctaAATGGTATCAAACAATCCGCgtggaatattttattagttaatataaatagaaaatgttaTACTAATCCATTCATcaaattactccatatttttgttattaaatgAATCTTACTTGTACCGATAGGAttatattctaatgcttatagcaccctaatccaaaatcaagaccaaatttccactcttaaattttaaaataagtggatgagattaaatcttacgaatctcaataaatagtagacaaaatatcaacaaaagggtaatatcgtcattatgttatcatatgataattttcatgaatgtttttttatatcaacatagtgtattacaaatatcaacaatatgacataagaatatcaacactagtacaagaaaatatcaacacatatttattgagatttttacatggttttattgagattttttgatgtattcgttgataaaaatctggttatcaacatttacgaaaactaaaataaaaaatatcaaatttcatcatccgaacgtcatcggaacatatgcaattgagatctcgttggaattcttataaaattatctttaatttgatatattttttgcgtaaaaataatttaaatcgagagagttacgtaaatttaaagttttaaaatgattttaatgagagaattgacattaataccctctaattttatttattaattttcttaattaaaaatataatccgtgtggcattatttcaaccactagatcttctaagagcatcctcatccgtgctcttaaataagagcacggaggtgggcccagacccacttttactccttgtccttaggcaagagcacaacacccacatccgtgctcttccgcaaggacaagctcaagggtctcactattctattatttaatttaaatacttcaattattagaaacttttctaaaatataataatatattaaaatataaaaattacataattaaatcttaaaaaatataaattacataattaaaatcctaaaaaataagaatacataattaaaatgtgaattttgggggaaaaatgaaaataaattaaaagtgtgtagaaaacggatataatttattgagaagtgggaaaatattttttttaaattaaattcgaatttttttaaaaaaattacaaaaaaaaaccgaaattgccgttggccaatcgcGTGTCGGCACGGACGAACGAGCATGCCGCTGCAGATgctctaatctaatggctaagatttagtcttaattttagattgctaattagttagcaattaatcactctccgtcgatatatatatatatatatatatatatatatatatatatatagggatgtattcaaatccttttctaATATTATGTTCTATTGTTCTTTTTAATCTTGGTCTTCCATTTTagagatctaatggcccaaaATAAAGGCtgatttatttacttttaatcCTTAAAATTCACGACAAGGGCTGATTAGTAATACATAATGGAGTTGGTTATGGTAAGTCCTTGATTTTCTCCATATCATGATCCCAGCGGTTTTTTTTACAGAAATAAACGATacactctttttctttctcgaATCTTTCTCCCTTTTTCTCTGTTGAAGACATTCCAACGTTGAAGACAAGCGTTGTTGAAACATTATCCGTaaactattatttttggtttgtcgTCGAAAACCGTTTTTGGGAGCAATCGTTGATTGATTTCGTTTTctacaaaatggaagaaggtaattAAATTTCTCCATTGTACGATTATAAAACCGATTGGCTCACTTGAATACCGATTAGTTGGAGTAATGGTTCAttgcaaataattttttgtgatCGATACAATAAGTTTTTATGATCGTTTTCGTAGTCTGTACGTGTTTGTATATTTGGCGCAAGTTTCATTTATTCCCCAAGGGTTTAGCAATGCTTGGGGGCTATGGTGTAGTACGTAGTAATTACCACGTCTTCTCTTCTCCGCTGGGTTAGGTAGTTCTTTTTACCTATACACGTAATGGACATGTAGCATTATATAATGCCTATAATAGACTCTGTAATGAACGATTTATGATATGTAATGCATATGTTTGCTGAGGCGTTTTTCCTCTcgttttatatagtgttgtatGTTTGGCGCAAGTTTCATTTATTCCCcaagggtttagcaatccttgggggctagggtgtagtaTGTAGTAAGTACCCCGTCTTATCTTCAAAGTGAATGAGTTTCAGTGTATCCTCTAGGGTTTTCAATTCGGTTGGGTTAGGGAGTTCTTTTAACATATACACATGCTGGACATGTAGCATTATGTAATGCGTATATTAGACTCTGTAATGAACGATTTATGATACGAAATGCATATGTTTGTTAAGTCGTTTTTTCTCTCGTTTTATACAGTGTTGGTTGTACCTAAATGTTCTCCAGATTTGAAGCATGTGGTTGGTCAGAAGTTCCAATCGCTTGATTTTGGTTTCGCGTTCTACGATGTATATGCCCGCGCTGTTGGTTTTGATACGCGCAAACAAGGCATGAGGAAGACAGACGGTGTTACTACTTGGTACTCTGTCGTATGCAATAGGGAGGACAGCAAGATGTCGAGCGAGGGTCATGCTAGCAGCTCTGCGAGCCGCCTGATttcaaagagagaaaaggctatAAAGAAGGCGAAAAGACCTCTTAGACAGTGTAAGGCGTGCTATGAGATGGGCCATCACGACTCTAGAAACTGTCCAATGCTTAAAGAGATGGCGAAGGAGAAAGAGCTTTGCAAGGGAAAGAGGAAATCTTGATGTTTTTTGTACCTACTAACATTGTTAGTTTTCATTTTCGGTCTATTCTTATTAAAACCAACagtttatgcataataaatctGCATTTTTTGGACGTTAATGTTCATTATAAGTGAAgaaattgttcattatttttttctagcTGTTAACTTATCACTTTAAACGTTTTATGCATagtaaatttgcattttaagACCGTTAATGTGCATTACAATTACAGatgttttcattatttagttgtagcgTTTAACtttatattacaaaaaattgtattagCCTTGCATTATTAACCTTTTACCGTACATTATCATTCACGAATATATACATTATTGCAAGCAACGAATAAACTTGTTGTAGATTCCATTTCTGGATCAGGTCATCAATAAGCACATTATGTTCATTATTCGATTTATTTCTCCAATTAATCCTTAACAAGCCTAGCAAGTGTTCATCAAAATCCAGTTAACTTGTTAGCCTTTTTCACATTATTAATCAGTACATTGGCATTACTTGGATCATTACATACATTATATATGCTTTAGTTATCAAGAGCTATGTATTGTTCAAAACTGGCCAACAAATAAGTCGTCTTTTCTACCTTCTAAAATGcattatccaaaaaaaactacattgttcaaaataatgtaaatagtGTTTCAATGACTGCTACTCCAATCAATTCAGCCCGTACTCTTCGATCCACTTCTCGAAGACGAACTTAGGCGGCCTCTCCTTCCAAAACTCGGTGGCATATCTATGGTTGTTTGCACCTTTGGAGTTATGTGCGGAAGTCAGCAGCGCAGTAGCAACCTTAATTCTGAACATTTCCAAGTCGCCTTAGCACCTTCTGGGCTAAGGCGATTGGAATCAAATCATCAATCGCTTGGTCAAAAGCAGTTCGTCATTGCTTAGATGTTGTAGTACAGAATAGCAAACAGAGATGTATAAGTTTGTGTTTTGTGTAATGCATAAACCAATGGTCAGTGAAAACATAATGCCAAAAACCTAATAGAGTAATGCTCACATTCCAGCACATAATGCACGAAATTAAATGACATTCACTACAACAAACACCAGTTATGCAAACCAACCCATAGAATCTACAAATCACACGATGCACAGTCGATGCTAATATAATGCAATAAATCAGACATATAATGTAACTAACAGTAAGTCatgcttttcattttataatgcaaTAAATCAGACTACTAATGCAGTAATGTCCAATGTGTAATGCAACATACCAAACTAATAATGCCTAACTGAAATTAATACCAATCATAATGCACAGATTAGCCTACATAATTcacaaaaccaacaaataatGCATCAAAACAGGGGCACCAAGTATGTAAccttcaaataattcatgcaaTCATATAACATTCACTGAACCAAATACCGATTGCTTATTGAttctcaaaattaatcaaagaaTGAACTCAGGAGCATTGAGCTTCTCCAGTTATGCAAACCAACCCATAGACTCTACAGATCACACGATGCACAGCCGATGCTAATATAATGCAATGAATCAGACATATAAACAGTAAGTCATGCTTCTCATTTTATAATGCAATAAATCAGACTACTAATGCAGTAATGTCCAATGTGTAATTcacaaaaccaacaaataatGCATCAAAACAGGGGCACCAAGTATGTAACCTTCATCATCTGTTGGTTGGCTTGTGTATGTTCTGTCTCTCTTCGTCATTTGTTCTCTGTAAGACACAAAATCGACATCAGTTTCATTCTTGAATCCAAATCCACTACAAACCCAGAAAGCTACCGAAAACGATGCAATTTTACAGAATCGAAAACAAAAACGACCAAATCAGTAAATGTTTGAACCCTAAAATCGACGaagcaaaaaaataactcaGAAATCAACTACACACTTCAATAATGAGAAGAACCCTAAATCAAATGCTCACAATCTcatattttccaaaagaaaacaaccacaacttttgtgcattatttgaaATCGAAGTTCAATGGACGCTAAAAACTGTGAATCGCCTACTACATTGTCTCCTAAAAGTAGACAATCGACGATTAGGAGTGTTGAAAGGGATTTTTGAAGCATACCGTTTTCGTTAGTTCCTCTTTAATCGACGACCGGCGGCACGCTCAAAATAAAACCGAAACTTTGTAGTTGTGAATCGTCGATCCACGGTGCTCTTCACAACGAAAATCGACGGTGAGTGCATTTTCGACAGTGAAACGGCGTCGGAGGGTTGAATAAATGGTGAAAATCGTCTTATGGATTGATTTTGGTGGGAGGAagtggcggctagggtttggaAATGGGTGGGAATTGGGGGAGACGAGATTGAGTCGTGGGTTTGAGGAGTGAGACGGTTGGaatgaaagagagagagtgagtagATGGAAGGTCTATGAAAATCCCACTGAAATCTCGCTCCTTCCGTTTTAATTCATGgttgttttacaattttacccatATAATGCACAGAAACAatctaataatgcaacacgggatGATTTTGTGAGGCTTCATCTAATCCGTCCATCAtactaatctaatggttgatattaagaaggaaatagacTCTAAGGGGGCAATAGGACCctaatgctcccctatatatatatatatatagggatgtattcaggtcagaacgctaagtataagtaaaactcaaaacacttgcagtccattggatcttatgatctaacggttagattaatgtcacgtgtcatctaatgatgtagaattttagactaataatgtagctcggataataatgtagcattttagtttaataatgtacagttttagtcttacaatgtacatttctagtctaataatgtacctcggctaataatgtagatttttagtatgataatgtaactaatcacaaccatccaatctaatgatccaagggctgtgattagtgctgtgttttacactaagatgctgtaaggaccctaacacaccccttatacttagcgttctgacctgaatacatccatatatatagtagtgaTATAGGGCAAATACCCCTTAAGcatataactagagaacaaatcgTAGCCACAAGATCAAGAAATCAAGGGCCAAGATTCCTTTTAGAAttctagtactccctccgtcccgcagtattagactcacttcttttgggcacatgatttaaggaattgatatttaaatagttaaagtggagagagtaaagtatgagagagggaaaaagtaggagagagaagagagaaaaaagtaggtggggaataaaataagatagatgctttttgctaaaaaaggaaatgagtctaatatgttgggacatcccaaaaaggaaagttggtctaataccttgggacggagggagtattatatttaggTTTTAATTCACTATATGAATAGTTTAGTTCACTCGGGGGTATATTGGTCATTTTGCTGAATTAAAATGAGGTGGGTCTTCTCTTTCCCTCATTTGAACATTTCACTTCCGTATGTTTCTTCTCCAAATGCCATTCTCTCTCCGTCGAATACATAGGGTTCCGCCACCGTGACCTCTATTCTTCGTCATGTTTCCTCCATTCCAGCCGGCATTTCCTCCATTCCTCATCGTCGCATAGTTCATCACCGTGCTTTCCTCCATCAATTTCCGGCGCTGCGTCCTCCATTCCTCGACGTGTTTCTTCATTCGTTTCTTCCGACCAATGGCTTCAAACTGGTAATGCAGAGAGCGACATAGGAGAAAAATGAAGCTGGAGATGTGGAATTTTGTTGCCGGAACATGATTtatattggagaagaagaaaacggTGTGCAAATGTTGCAATTCAAGGAATTTGTGTGAGATATCTGTAAACTTATACGGATTTAcagtgaaatttatttttggtttgtatATTGTATTTACATTGAACTTTGAGCAATGTATATTGTGattatagtgaaatatattgtATGTATGGTGAACTAGTATATTGCTATGGGAGTTTActgttttttttcatttgagcGATGTATATAAggtttatagtgaagtatattttgtttatagtgAACTTGTATATGGAATGTGAGTGTAGTATTTTGGCATTTGAGTTATGTATATTGTGTTTATAGTGAACTAGTATACTAGCATGTGAGTGTACTGATTTGAGATTtgagtgaagtatattatgtttatagtGTACTAGTATATTCACGCATTAGTATACTGTTTTTGCAGTTGAGTGATGTAAATTTTGCgtagagtgaagtatattttgtttagagtgaagtattccattagagtgaagtgtttgtgatccatgcttatagtgcattattttttcatttcagtgaagtaaaacgtgcttagagtgaagtattccatagttagagtgaagtgtttgtgatcaaTGCTTATATTGCTCTGCTTTTTCATtccagtgaagtaaaatgacCTTAgtgtgaagtattccatggttagagtgaagtgtttgtcatccAGGCTTAtggtgctttgtttttccatttcagtgaagtaaaacatgattagcgtgaagtattccattattagagtgaagtgtttgtcatccatgcttatagtgtttttttttccatttcagtgatgTAAAACATGATTAGCGTGatgtattccagtgttagagtgaagtgtttgtcataCATGCTTAAAGTGTTTtgattttccatttcagtgaagtaaaacatgcatagagtgaagtatttcatggttagagtgaagtgtttgtgatccatgcttaaagtgtttcgtttttccatttcagtgaagtaaaacttgcttagagtgaagtatttcatggttagagtgaagtgtttgtgatcaaTACTTAAAGGCGCCGTTCGGTTAACCGAACTAAGGCTAGGATTGCATAGAATCTGCTGTTCGGTTGCTcaatatccatcaaaattcGGCCCGCAACTCAGAGTCACGGCCCGACAAAGCCCATAtcaagagagaaaagtatgGCTTTAATCCCGTACTATCCATCTCACCCTTCACCCTCCGACTATTTTGTCTCTACAGTAATACAccccctttctctctcttctatCACTCGCGGTTGCTTTTTTTGgcaattttttatgttaaatgattgttattttttttaatttcaacaattgttttttttttcaatgagGTTATAATGATTTATGGATATTATCACTCTTCATGAATGAGATTTACTGGGTTGTATTGTCCGACTATGTAGTACCCCTActtcatataataattaaataagtttttttattaatattttgttggaatatatatttaattaatatttatttattgtatcaGATAATGAAtagatttatattattttgtatattttataataaataaacttagTTAGTGATAATctttgtattaattttatcaatcaaACTTTTAACTAATATTGTGTCTTGGACGTAGTCTCTTCAACCAAACATcaatataaatagtagtacttacTAATTTAGTCCAAGACAAGGCCATCTTACCTTATCCTATATTGAATCttaatactattttatctttccaaccgaacaccaccaaagtgatttatttttccatttcagtgaagtaaaacttgcttagagtgaagtatttcatggttagagtgaagtgtttgtcatccatgcttaaagtgctttgtttttccatttcagtgaagtaaaacttgcttacagtgaagtgtttgtcattCATGCTTAAAgttctttgtttttccatttcagtgaattaaaacatgcatagagtgaagtattctagtgttagagtgaagtgtttgtcattcatgcttaaagtgctttgttttttttatttcagtgaattaaaacatgcttagaaTGAAGTATTCttgtgttagagtgaagtatattgagttTACCATTTTGGCATTTGAGTCAAGTATACTGTGTTTGTAGTGAAGTGTTTTATGCTAATAGTGATGTATATATTGTAATGAATTGTTTTGCCTTTATAATGAATGTTGTTATTAACATTTTCGAA is a window from the Salvia hispanica cultivar TCC Black 2014 chromosome 1, UniMelb_Shisp_WGS_1.0, whole genome shotgun sequence genome containing:
- the LOC125197553 gene encoding transcriptional regulator SUPERMAN-like, with amino-acid sequence MERYSKWAYDQRLRDGTNLSFERDRAHGFSWPQRNYSCSFCSKEFKSAQALGGHMNVHRRDRARMRLSPNPNPNPNPNLFSSSSPIPSTVKFLPCDVEFVSVINSAFPPPLQEDEFAAIDRSSTTKTTLCKEDLGKYKNGDEAMLDFTSVGRRNDVIRLDLSLGLMQDAKEDLDSDSELDLELRLGYS